The proteins below are encoded in one region of Candidatus Bathyarchaeota archaeon A05DMB-5:
- a CDS encoding DUF1565 domain-containing protein has product MNKNTHKPTDKAKTKTKRWKIIIPVAIAVVLAISLLGLYLFLNRGAVTLRTLTVDDDGTANFSTIEEAINAANPGDTIQVASGTYNESYIEIKKALTLSGENKNTTIIDGKGLTGAVIAIKANNVNISGFTIRNAAWGTAGIYMGDALGCVIRNTIIASNVGGYGISLFRSSNNNVSDNIITSNERGIDFSYSSNNIVHNNTISNNVDGIYLSYDSTHNTFTANTMVNNSYRGFYCYSFYGEKPCGNNTLIGNTIADSERGVHLESSNNNTIYHNNFINNTIQVMLMDSTNSWDNGYPSGGNYWSEHTCIGNPSDGSHPYTIDADDIDRYPFQDPNGWSS; this is encoded by the coding sequence TTGAACAAAAACACTCACAAACCAACTGATAAAGCGAAGACTAAGACAAAGAGATGGAAAATCATCATTCCCGTCGCCATCGCTGTCGTGCTCGCAATTTCTCTCTTAGGACTCTACTTGTTTCTCAACCGAGGAGCAGTAACACTCAGAACATTAACCGTAGACGACGATGGAACAGCAAACTTCTCAACAATAGAAGAAGCTATAAACGCAGCAAACCCCGGAGACACAATTCAGGTCGCATCGGGAACCTACAACGAAAGTTACATAGAAATAAAAAAAGCCTTAACACTTTCCGGAGAAAATAAAAACACCACAATCATTGACGGCAAAGGCTTGACCGGCGCAGTTATCGCCATAAAAGCAAACAATGTCAACATTAGTGGTTTCACAATACGAAATGCAGCATGGGGAACTGCAGGTATTTACATGGGAGACGCCCTTGGATGTGTTATCAGAAATACCATAATAGCCTCAAACGTTGGAGGATACGGCATTAGCCTATTCCGTTCTAGCAATAACAATGTAAGCGACAACATAATCACATCAAACGAAAGAGGCATCGATTTCAGCTATTCATCAAACAATATCGTTCATAATAATACAATTTCAAACAATGTAGATGGTATATACTTAAGTTACGACTCCACGCATAACACTTTCACCGCTAATACCATGGTGAACAACAGCTATCGCGGCTTTTACTGCTATTCATTCTACGGAGAAAAACCATGCGGCAATAACACGCTTATCGGCAATACTATAGCTGACAGTGAGAGAGGCGTACATCTTGAATCCTCAAACAATAATACTATTTATCATAATAACTTCATCAACAACACAATTCAAGTAATGCTAATGGACTCAACAAACTCTTGGGACAACGGTTATCCTTCTGGAGGAAATTACTGGAGCGAACACACTTGCATCGGTAATCCGAGTGATGGGTCACACCCCTATACCATAGACGCAGATGACATAGACCGTTATCCATTTCAGGACCCAAATGGATGGTCATCCTAA
- a CDS encoding GNAT family N-acetyltransferase, whose amino-acid sequence MLEGKRINLRLAEKEDVPLLAQWLSDVEFAGDYQHFPEQISKAQLEKRILEQKLYQTKWIDFIIEKKDGTKIEWATHYISAPNFGWIEIGYAIVPNERNKGYGTEAIQILVDYLFLTREIARIQAVINKEDVASRRVLEKAQFKKEGILRKALWDSKGKLADGYIYSILREEWKEPRILAKASQAKE is encoded by the coding sequence ATGCTTGAAGGTAAAAGAATTAACCTAAGACTAGCTGAAAAAGAAGACGTGCCCCTATTAGCGCAGTGGCTTAGTGATGTAGAATTTGCGGGAGATTATCAGCATTTTCCTGAGCAAATTTCTAAGGCGCAACTGGAAAAGCGAATACTTGAACAGAAGCTATACCAAACAAAATGGATTGATTTCATAATAGAAAAGAAGGACGGAACAAAAATTGAATGGGCTACCCATTACATCAGTGCGCCAAATTTCGGGTGGATAGAAATTGGCTACGCAATCGTTCCAAACGAAAGAAACAAGGGCTACGGAACCGAAGCAATACAAATCCTAGTGGATTACTTGTTCCTCACAAGAGAGATTGCTAGAATACAAGCAGTCATTAACAAGGAAGATGTGGCTTCTCGGCGAGTTTTAGAGAAAGCCCAGTTCAAGAAAGAGGGAATCCTTCGCAAGGCATTGTGGGATTCAAAGGGAAAATTGGCGGACGGTTATATCTACAGTATCTTGAGGGAAGAATGGAAAGAACCTAGAATTCTGGCAAAGGCTTCTCAAGCGAAGGAGTAA
- a CDS encoding metallophosphoesterase, with the protein MLIGIISDTHDRLSMVEKAVERFNEEKVDLVLHAGDYIAPFVIPKFKKLKAKMIGVFGNNDGDHELLKKRFSENQALEIRGGFAKIVVGDTKIALLHGTEEELLEALIDSEGFDVVVHGHFHKAEVYRKGKTLVVNPGELCGYLTGKSTIALLDTAKLEAKIIQL; encoded by the coding sequence ATGTTGATAGGCATAATTTCAGACACGCACGACCGTTTGTCGATGGTTGAAAAAGCCGTAGAAAGATTCAACGAGGAAAAAGTTGACTTGGTTCTTCACGCAGGAGATTATATTGCACCATTCGTGATTCCAAAATTCAAAAAGTTAAAGGCAAAAATGATTGGCGTATTTGGCAATAATGATGGGGACCATGAACTTTTGAAAAAACGATTCAGCGAGAATCAAGCTCTGGAGATTCGTGGAGGTTTCGCTAAAATTGTCGTTGGCGATACAAAAATTGCGTTGTTGCATGGGACTGAGGAAGAGTTGTTGGAGGCTTTGATTGATAGTGAAGGGTTTGATGTTGTGGTTCATGGACATTTTCATAAAGCGGAGGTTTACAGAAAGGGCAAAACGTTGGTTGTTAATCCAGGTGAGCTTTGTGGATATTTGACTGGGAAGTCGACGATTGCATTGCTTGACACGGCTAAGCTTGAAGCCAAAATAATCCAGTTATAG
- the moaA gene encoding GTP 3',8-cyclase MoaA has protein sequence MVLKDGFGRPLLNLRVAITRRCNLRCQYCHMEGEEKLSDNAEAEMTVDEIVRIVRIAVGLGISRVKLTGGEPLMRKDVIEIVKGIAAIPGLADLSMTTNGVLLASLAEELHENGLKRLNISLPTLDEEVYNKLTGGRLEDVLDGVKAAVEVGFCPVKLNMLILKGANDYAVPEMIEFARETGTILQLIELEPINISDAYYHASHKPLDEYEDMLKQKAVKVETRQYMQSRRIYHLPDVKVEVVHPIENTEFCMYCTRLRVTSDGKLKPCLMRNSNLVDILTSMRNGANDQELMELFELANHRRQPFNKN, from the coding sequence ATGGTACTGAAAGATGGTTTTGGGCGTCCTCTCCTTAACTTGCGTGTAGCAATTACGAGACGCTGTAATTTACGTTGCCAATACTGTCACATGGAAGGCGAAGAAAAACTTTCAGACAATGCTGAAGCTGAAATGACTGTTGACGAGATTGTTCGCATTGTAAGAATCGCTGTTGGACTGGGCATTTCTAGGGTAAAGCTGACTGGAGGAGAACCTCTCATGCGGAAGGATGTTATAGAAATCGTTAAAGGCATTGCAGCTATTCCTGGCTTAGCAGACCTTTCCATGACCACTAATGGAGTTCTACTTGCTTCTTTGGCTGAGGAATTGCATGAGAATGGCTTGAAGCGTTTGAACATTAGTCTTCCAACATTGGACGAGGAAGTTTATAATAAGTTGACTGGTGGCAGATTAGAGGATGTTTTAGATGGTGTTAAAGCTGCTGTTGAAGTTGGTTTTTGTCCTGTCAAGCTTAACATGCTTATTTTGAAAGGCGCAAACGACTATGCCGTTCCTGAAATGATTGAGTTTGCCAGAGAAACTGGAACAATTTTGCAGCTGATTGAGCTTGAACCAATAAACATAAGCGACGCTTATTATCATGCAAGTCACAAGCCGCTAGATGAGTATGAGGACATGTTAAAGCAAAAAGCGGTTAAAGTTGAAACAAGACAGTACATGCAAAGCCGTCGCATTTACCATCTTCCAGACGTGAAAGTTGAGGTCGTGCATCCGATAGAGAACACGGAGTTTTGCATGTATTGCACGCGCTTACGTGTGACAAGCGATGGAAAACTGAAACCATGCTTAATGCGAAACAGCAACCTTGTGGATATCCTAACATCTATGAGAAACGGCGCAAACGACCAAGAGTTAATGGAGCTTTTTGAACTTGCAAACCATAGGCGGCAGCCATTTAACAAAAATTAA